One Pelagicoccus enzymogenes DNA window includes the following coding sequences:
- a CDS encoding BamA/OMP85 family outer membrane protein: MDHLQAMTRDVLHPAGYDLVSRSRFALHVGLPLAARRIALSPRPLLSILLTFLIAQLSPLDAAPVKVGGFGLFGNAELRSSLRLLEIEEGELDAQKIDDAAFLLLTRLTQNGYLDAQVSATYRTADEEEHTASWSAPFEPKIPEGVVATELRFQIDEGTLYYYQDVTIDGLVSLPVEEAKSYIIPDTSLYSRKKDRSYSPNILSNHQKQLTAALVAIGRTDAKVTASSIELDKATGAVNVTFQVSEGPLYKITQAEAHYLREENLVETKEIPQGAIYTRTWVEDQTRAIRNEAYRLGYPDTKVSNRVIKATPEENTVSVHIRFEVRRGPKVTLTGVEHKGATNTHLPLLDRKTDLTPGEPLDITKAEAARRRLSRLGIFERIDLSYQADGTGQRKAIFDYKPGERIKAQLLLGYGSYEQFRAGLLARRENLFGRAHTLSFEAIRSIKSTSGRLDYTVPELLGESIDGTFEINFLDRQELYFDREERGVSVGLFRRFPQLLTDVGIDYALERKASSDPKFNEEFGLQEANIGSLSLRATRSNIDDILYPKSGYEISGVVRYADESLGGESSFLKPELGFAYHKRLGDRWLFHLGTKAAQITYPEGGRAKIPDNEFYLVGGENSVRGYRRGEAVPLAEEGKPTRVEAYALINLELEYPIFDRLNIVLFTDAARVWERTDTTDVYEDLASVGLGFRYNTIVGPVRLEYGHNIDPRPEDPRGTVHLSIGFPF; the protein is encoded by the coding sequence ATGGACCATCTTCAAGCGATGACCCGAGACGTACTTCATCCAGCAGGATACGACCTTGTGTCGCGATCACGCTTCGCTCTTCACGTAGGGCTGCCGCTCGCGGCACGCCGCATTGCCCTCAGTCCGAGGCCGCTCCTTTCCATTCTCCTAACCTTCCTTATCGCCCAACTCTCGCCCCTCGACGCCGCCCCCGTGAAGGTTGGCGGATTCGGACTTTTCGGCAACGCCGAGCTGCGCAGCTCGCTGCGCCTGCTCGAAATCGAAGAGGGCGAATTGGATGCCCAAAAAATCGACGACGCCGCCTTCCTCCTCCTCACACGCCTCACCCAAAACGGCTACCTCGACGCCCAAGTCAGCGCCACCTATCGAACCGCCGACGAGGAAGAGCACACCGCGAGCTGGTCCGCGCCTTTCGAACCAAAAATCCCAGAAGGCGTAGTGGCCACCGAACTACGTTTCCAAATCGACGAGGGCACCCTCTACTACTACCAAGACGTCACCATCGACGGCCTCGTATCCTTGCCAGTCGAGGAAGCGAAGAGCTACATCATTCCCGATACCTCGCTCTATTCCCGCAAAAAGGACCGTTCCTACTCGCCGAACATCCTTTCCAATCACCAAAAACAGCTCACCGCTGCCCTCGTAGCCATCGGCCGGACCGACGCGAAAGTGACCGCTAGCTCCATCGAGCTCGATAAAGCGACCGGCGCCGTAAACGTCACCTTCCAAGTCAGCGAAGGCCCGCTCTACAAGATCACCCAAGCCGAAGCGCACTACCTGAGAGAGGAGAATCTGGTCGAGACCAAGGAAATCCCGCAAGGAGCCATCTATACCAGAACCTGGGTCGAGGACCAAACCCGAGCCATCCGCAACGAAGCCTACCGTCTCGGCTATCCGGATACAAAGGTCAGCAACCGCGTCATAAAAGCGACTCCCGAGGAAAACACCGTATCCGTGCACATTCGCTTCGAAGTGCGCCGCGGGCCTAAAGTTACGCTCACTGGCGTGGAACACAAAGGAGCCACCAACACCCACCTGCCACTGCTCGACCGCAAGACCGACCTCACGCCCGGCGAACCGCTGGACATTACCAAGGCCGAGGCCGCCCGCCGACGCCTCTCACGCCTCGGCATTTTCGAGCGAATCGATCTGAGCTACCAAGCCGACGGAACCGGTCAGCGCAAAGCGATATTTGACTACAAACCCGGCGAGCGGATAAAAGCGCAGCTGCTGCTCGGCTACGGCAGCTACGAGCAATTCCGGGCAGGCCTGCTCGCCCGTCGCGAAAACCTCTTCGGCCGGGCCCATACCCTCTCCTTCGAAGCCATCCGCTCCATCAAGTCTACCAGCGGACGGCTCGACTACACCGTGCCCGAGCTGCTCGGAGAATCCATAGACGGCACCTTCGAAATCAATTTCCTAGACCGCCAGGAACTCTACTTCGACCGCGAGGAGCGAGGCGTGTCCGTCGGACTCTTCAGGCGCTTTCCCCAGCTCCTCACCGACGTGGGAATCGACTACGCCTTGGAACGCAAAGCTTCCAGCGACCCGAAGTTCAACGAGGAATTCGGCCTGCAAGAGGCGAACATCGGCAGCCTCTCGCTCCGAGCGACTCGGAGCAACATCGACGACATCTTGTACCCTAAGTCCGGATACGAGATCAGCGGAGTCGTGCGTTACGCGGACGAATCCCTCGGCGGAGAATCGAGCTTCCTCAAACCCGAACTCGGCTTCGCCTACCATAAGCGACTCGGAGATCGCTGGCTTTTCCACCTGGGAACCAAGGCCGCCCAGATAACCTACCCCGAAGGCGGTCGCGCCAAGATCCCAGACAACGAATTCTACCTCGTCGGCGGCGAAAACTCAGTGCGCGGCTACCGTCGCGGCGAAGCCGTTCCGCTAGCCGAAGAAGGAAAACCTACCCGCGTCGAGGCCTACGCTCTGATCAACCTCGAGCTGGAATATCCCATCTTCGATCGCCTCAACATCGTGCTCTTCACCGACGCCGCCCGCGTTTGGGAACGGACAGATACCACCGACGTCTACGAAGACCTCGCGAGCGTAGGCCTCGGCTTTCGCTACAACACCATCGTCGGTCCGGTGCGACTCGAATACGGCCACAACATCGACCCACGGCCGGAAGACCCCAGAGGCACCGTGCACCTCTCGATCGGCTTTCCTTTCTGA
- a CDS encoding translocation/assembly module TamB domain-containing protein — protein MSKPKSPAKPPRFRKTKRAILAATGFLFLALLSFPFWSAWIAKPIAASFGVEIGSVQRLTWTRWQLREISTEQAGVQLKVGQVELPSPTKLLFEHLSSEPATQSLELENWQLDIVAPATEDAPQNQEPITLAKIIRLANGALEQLSNYLSQITLSSGAVTLNGQPTLEVASLELSPKELSAALQHTPSQTETKLQARFAADRPWQLAAQLPQHQLVLEAEVQATETDASLVGELRSHQNAIELQADWSRSLVPDKATIQSNDFELDQRYAFWGSAPPLAVDLLANWTGQGFDYRIDAFDTTDLSGDSRIQLAGIGSQTYLEIETAKVDLPWLTVESDRPIRLDFSLDNPLEAAQLEAKLDLGKLPFIEASGKLDALLKTRTSPEGLPILTADLQGANITLWDSTLESLSANVDLLGQEATIQTFDIRSAAGSTAHLTGGYEIKEQRFLDSQLTLHLENESQRLRDLMPPIEWQTLDGDLRLVGPLADPQFEGHLAFATLQLSSTQPFSVKSHLRGTLNQLDAELQAANELETLALALHLERTPQQATVKLSQLDLARASGEPILTLEEAGTVTYDLQQASIESSGILLAGPQGQQLELSSLRLTNSQFALHATAIDFETDVFNNWLASPVPSLRIQDFDTQASLSETQSQITTSGSASWTLKESSNVNLSWLAKSDPKRSDSLSIDHLEVGADSKHILVAEGHFPISVNWAQGAPKTKIHQDAPLAFSLQSSPHPDFWASLESLFPIALKRPVIKAQLSGTLNDPQGTFDFKLASLDWRHPNDASRNIQLQDLSASLLADSQGLAIKTFEAHAGKNAVHASATLPIGQTSLLDLARDSQKLDFSPLTGQARVELLELEALKSWLPPVLRYEGKAQIDVNFDAGEISAVANIENLATRPLPPLGALSKISGQVELAEGIWRIQRVRGLAEKSPFTLTGTADLNDFSNPLYDLAFSSKEFPLVRDDGLLFSGDINLQLVSENQEPPLLKGSLNLTKGLFLIEPDLLASSTKTVSSRPPYFSVEQEPFDEWGIDIDIRGNEFLRVSNSFFEGTLSAEFDLEGTLGTPLLIGKAETNTGRIFFPASSLRLKSGQAYITRDRPSELQLEAIAEGRLFAYDINLDVGGTVDDPELVITSNPALTQVEALLLLTTGALPDAQGNLAQKSATSLGLFIGKGLFKKLTGGNSDSASKLSLEVGQDISLQGKKTIDASYQLTEDLEIEGEYDKRDEFNANLKWTIFKR, from the coding sequence ATGTCCAAACCTAAAAGTCCCGCCAAGCCCCCACGCTTCCGCAAGACCAAACGCGCCATCCTAGCCGCGACGGGATTCCTGTTTCTCGCCCTTCTCAGCTTTCCCTTCTGGTCCGCCTGGATCGCCAAGCCAATCGCCGCCAGCTTCGGCGTCGAAATCGGTTCCGTGCAACGACTCACTTGGACCCGCTGGCAACTCCGTGAGATCTCCACCGAACAGGCCGGCGTCCAATTGAAAGTCGGCCAAGTCGAGCTCCCCTCGCCCACAAAACTCCTTTTCGAGCACCTCTCCTCCGAACCCGCAACCCAATCCCTCGAGCTCGAGAACTGGCAGCTCGACATCGTCGCCCCGGCGACCGAGGACGCCCCCCAAAACCAGGAGCCAATCACGCTTGCTAAAATCATCCGCCTCGCAAATGGCGCCCTCGAGCAGCTCAGCAACTACCTTTCCCAAATTACCCTCAGCTCCGGCGCCGTAACCCTCAATGGCCAGCCAACGCTCGAAGTCGCAAGCCTGGAGCTCAGCCCCAAGGAACTCTCCGCCGCTCTTCAGCACACGCCCAGCCAGACCGAGACCAAACTGCAAGCCCGCTTCGCCGCCGACCGTCCTTGGCAACTCGCCGCCCAGCTCCCCCAGCACCAACTCGTCCTCGAGGCCGAAGTTCAGGCCACCGAGACCGACGCCAGCCTCGTAGGCGAACTGCGAAGCCACCAAAACGCGATCGAGCTGCAAGCGGATTGGAGCCGCTCCCTCGTTCCCGACAAGGCCACCATCCAGAGCAACGACTTCGAGCTCGACCAACGCTACGCCTTTTGGGGATCCGCCCCGCCCCTCGCCGTTGACTTGCTGGCGAATTGGACCGGGCAAGGCTTCGATTACCGTATCGACGCTTTCGATACCACCGACCTAAGCGGCGACTCCAGAATCCAGCTAGCGGGCATCGGTTCGCAAACCTACCTGGAAATCGAAACCGCCAAAGTCGACCTGCCTTGGCTCACCGTTGAGAGCGACAGGCCCATACGCCTCGACTTCTCCTTGGACAACCCCTTGGAAGCCGCCCAACTCGAAGCCAAACTCGACCTCGGAAAACTTCCCTTCATCGAGGCCAGCGGAAAACTCGACGCCCTCCTGAAAACCCGCACCTCGCCCGAGGGCTTGCCTATCCTCACTGCCGACTTGCAGGGCGCAAATATAACACTCTGGGACAGCACCCTGGAAAGCCTGTCCGCCAACGTGGACCTGCTCGGCCAAGAGGCTACCATCCAGACCTTCGACATCCGCTCCGCCGCAGGCTCCACGGCTCACCTCACCGGAGGCTACGAAATCAAGGAGCAACGGTTTCTCGACTCCCAACTCACCCTCCACCTCGAAAACGAATCCCAACGCCTGAGGGACTTGATGCCACCCATCGAATGGCAGACCCTCGACGGCGACCTCCGCCTCGTCGGCCCCTTGGCCGACCCCCAATTCGAAGGACACCTTGCCTTCGCTACCCTGCAGCTCTCCAGCACTCAGCCCTTCTCGGTCAAATCGCACCTAAGAGGCACCCTCAACCAACTGGACGCTGAGCTGCAAGCGGCGAACGAGCTCGAAACCCTGGCCCTCGCCCTCCACCTCGAACGCACCCCGCAGCAAGCAACCGTAAAGCTCTCCCAACTCGACCTCGCCCGAGCCTCCGGCGAGCCCATCCTCACCCTCGAAGAAGCCGGCACCGTCACCTACGACCTCCAGCAAGCAAGCATCGAGTCCTCAGGCATCCTGCTCGCAGGTCCGCAGGGACAACAGCTGGAACTGAGCTCCCTGCGGCTCACCAACTCCCAATTCGCCCTCCACGCCACCGCCATCGACTTCGAGACCGACGTCTTCAACAACTGGCTCGCTTCCCCAGTCCCAAGCTTGCGCATCCAAGATTTCGATACGCAGGCCAGCCTCAGCGAAACCCAATCCCAAATCACCACTTCCGGCTCCGCCTCCTGGACCCTCAAGGAATCCAGCAACGTCAACCTGTCCTGGCTCGCCAAGTCCGACCCCAAACGCTCCGACAGCCTGAGCATCGACCACCTCGAAGTCGGGGCCGACTCCAAGCACATCCTCGTTGCCGAGGGCCATTTCCCCATCTCCGTCAATTGGGCTCAAGGAGCCCCCAAAACCAAAATCCACCAAGACGCCCCGCTCGCCTTCTCGCTCCAGTCCTCGCCTCACCCCGACTTCTGGGCCTCGCTCGAAAGCCTCTTTCCCATCGCCCTCAAACGCCCCGTCATCAAGGCTCAGCTCTCCGGCACCCTTAACGACCCGCAAGGCACCTTCGACTTCAAGCTCGCGTCGCTCGACTGGCGCCACCCGAACGACGCCAGCCGAAACATCCAACTCCAAGACCTCTCCGCCTCCCTGCTCGCCGACTCCCAAGGCCTCGCCATCAAGACCTTCGAAGCCCACGCCGGCAAAAACGCCGTCCACGCGAGCGCCACCCTTCCCATCGGACAAACCTCCCTCCTGGACCTCGCTCGCGACAGCCAAAAACTCGACTTCTCCCCGCTCACCGGGCAAGCCCGCGTGGAACTGCTCGAGCTGGAGGCTCTAAAAAGCTGGCTGCCTCCCGTCCTGCGATACGAGGGAAAAGCTCAAATCGACGTCAACTTTGACGCGGGCGAAATTTCCGCGGTCGCGAACATCGAAAACCTCGCCACTCGCCCCCTCCCGCCGCTGGGAGCCCTCTCCAAGATTTCCGGCCAAGTCGAGCTCGCCGAGGGAATCTGGCGAATCCAGAGGGTACGCGGACTGGCTGAGAAAAGCCCCTTCACTCTCACCGGCACAGCCGACCTCAACGACTTCTCCAACCCGCTCTACGACCTAGCTTTTTCCAGCAAGGAATTCCCGCTGGTACGCGACGACGGATTGCTCTTCAGCGGCGATATCAACCTACAGCTCGTATCCGAAAACCAAGAGCCGCCCCTCCTCAAAGGATCGCTCAACCTCACCAAAGGCCTCTTTCTCATAGAGCCGGACTTGCTGGCGAGCTCCACCAAGACCGTCAGCTCGCGACCGCCCTACTTTTCCGTCGAGCAAGAGCCATTCGACGAATGGGGCATCGATATCGATATTCGCGGAAACGAGTTCCTGCGCGTCTCCAACTCCTTTTTCGAAGGCACCCTCTCCGCTGAATTCGACCTGGAAGGTACCCTCGGCACGCCCCTGCTCATCGGTAAGGCAGAAACGAATACAGGCCGCATCTTCTTCCCCGCCAGTTCGCTAAGGCTAAAGTCGGGACAAGCCTACATCACCCGCGATCGCCCCTCCGAGCTGCAGCTGGAAGCCATCGCCGAGGGCCGACTCTTCGCCTACGACATCAACCTCGACGTCGGCGGCACCGTGGACGATCCCGAGCTCGTCATCACCTCCAACCCCGCCCTCACCCAAGTCGAAGCTCTGCTCCTGCTTACCACGGGGGCGCTGCCCGACGCCCAAGGGAACCTCGCCCAAAAGTCAGCCACCTCCCTCGGACTCTTCATCGGCAAAGGGCTCTTCAAAAAACTCACCGGCGGCAACAGCGACTCCGCCAGCAAGCTCAGCCTGGAAGTCGGGCAAGACATCTCCCTGCAAGGAAAGAAGACCATCGACGCCAGCTACCAATTGACCGAGGACTTGGAAATCGAAGGCGAGTACGACAAGCGCGACGAATTCAACGCCAACCTTAAATGGACCATCTTCAAGCGATGA